A genomic stretch from Lathyrus oleraceus cultivar Zhongwan6 chromosome 2, CAAS_Psat_ZW6_1.0, whole genome shotgun sequence includes:
- the LOC127120240 gene encoding uncharacterized protein LOC127120240, translating into MQNEEGQITELYIPRKCSATNRLITAKDHASVQINVGHLDESGVYNGHFSTFALCGFTRAQMIVLKDIVPAAQNNIDTKFIILEKGKTTLEGQNKVCLALVADETAAVHFQLWGDECDAFDSGDIIHLTNGIFSYQRSNLILRAGKRGKLEKIGEFTMSYVETPNMSEIHWIPDPTNSKKYMQERVISPHSRIFPPIFVV; encoded by the exons ATGCAGAACGAAGAAGGACAAATCACCGAGCTCTACATCCCTAGGAAGTG TTCTGCCACAAACAGATTGATTACAGCTAAGGATCATGCTTCGGTTCAGATTAACGTAGGTCACCTGGATGAGAGCGGTGTCTACAATGGTCACTTCTCCACTTTCGCACTCTGTGGCTTCACTCGCGCTCAG ATGATTGTTCTCAAAGACATTGTGCCTGCTGCTCAAAACAACATAGACACTAAATTTATAATCTTGGAAAAAGGGAAGACAACACTTGAAGGGCAAAATAAAGTGTGTTTGGCGCTTGTAGCTGATGAGACTGCGGCGGTGCATTTTCAGCTTTGGGGAGATGAGTGTGATGCTTTTGATTCAGGTGATATAATTCATCTAACCAATGGCATATTTTCCTACCAGCGCAGCAACCTTATCTTAAGGGCGGGTAAGAGAGGGAAGTTAGAGAAGATAGGAGAGTTTACTATGTCCTATGTTGAGACACCAAACATGAGTGAGATTCATTGGATTCCAGATCCAACTAATTCTAAGAAGTATATGCAGGAGCGTGTAATATCTCCCCATTCACGCATTTTCCCCCCAATTTTTGTAGTTTAA
- the LOC127120241 gene encoding 40S ribosomal protein S21-2 — protein sequence MQNEEGQITELYIPRKCSATNRLITAKDHASVQINVGHLDESGVYNGHFSTFALCGFTRAQGDADSGIDRLWQKKKTELKQ from the exons ATGCAGAACGAAGAAGGACAAATCACCGAGCTCTACATCCCTAGGAAGTG TTCTGCCACAAACAGATTGATTACAGCTAAGGATCATGCTTCGGTTCAGATTAACGTAGGTCACCTGGATGAGAGCGGTGTCTACAATGGTCACTTCTCCACTTTCGCACTCTGTGGCTTCACTCGCGCTCAG GGAGACGCTGACAGTGGAATTGATCGTCTGTGGCAGAAAAAGAAAACTGAGCTTAAACAGTAG